In Verrucomicrobiia bacterium, the genomic window TGGCACACCTGCCAGGGCACCGAACCCATCCACTCAACCAATCCCTGCAGCGAATACGTCTTCCTCAACAACACCGCCTGCAATCTCGCCTCCCTGAACCTCATGCGGTTCAAGGCCCCCGACGGGCGGTTCGACATCGAACGCTTCAAGGCCGCCGTCCGCATCTTCATCACCGCGCAGGAGATCGTGGTGGACAACGCCAGCTACCCCACCGGCCCCATCGCCGAGAACTCCCACATCTACCGCACCCTCGGCCTCGGCTACGCCAACCTCGGCTCGCTCATCATGAGCTACGGCCTGCCCTACGATTCCGACGAGGGCCGCGCCCTGGCCGGCGCCATCACCGCCATCATGACCGGCCATGCCTACGAGCAGAGCGCCGAAATCGCCGCCATCCTCGGGCCCTTCCCCGGCTACCGCGACGCCCGCTGCGCCGGGGTCGCCAAGCCCGCCGCCAGGGACAACGTCGAGTCCATGCTCAACGTCATCCGCCTCCACCGCGCCGCCGTCGAGGACATCCATCCCAGCGTCGAGTTCAATCCCCTCAAGGACGAGGCCCGCCGCTGCTGGGACCGCGCCCTCCATCGCGGCGAGGAGGTCGGCTACCGCAACGCCCAGGTCACCGTCCTCGCCCCCACCGGCACCATCGCGTTCCTCATGGACTGCGACACCACCGGCATCGAACCCGACATCGCCCTGATCAAGTACAAGGTCCTCGCCGGCGGCGGCACCCTGAAAATGGTCAACCGCACCGTCCCCGAAGCGCTGCGGCGCCTGGGTTATTCCGAGACCGAGGTGGAACGGATCGTCGAGCACGTGGCCAGCCAGGACACCATCGAGGACGCCGTTCAGGACGACGGCACCGTGGTTCCGACCCCGCTCAAGGCCGGTCATCTCCCCGTCTTCGACTGCGCCTTCAAGGCCCACCGGGGCGCGCGCAGCATTCATTACCGGGCCCACATCGGCATGATGGCCGCCGCCCAGCCCTTCATCTCCGGCGCCATCTCCAAGACCGTCAACCTCCCCCACGACGCCACCATCGCCGACATCCGGGACGCCTATGTCGAGGCCTGGCGGCGCGGACTCAAGTGCGTGGCCATCTACCGGGACGGATCGAAGCGTTCCCAGCCCCTCAACACCCGCAAGACCGGCGAAGGCGTCAACCGGGCCGCCGCCGAGGCCAACGCCATCCAGGGACTCGACACCCGGATCAAGGAACTCGAGGCCGAACTCGCCCATCTCCGCAACGAGGCCACCAAGCCCACCCGGCGGCGCCTTCCGGAAACCCGCCGGGCCGTCACCCACAAGTTCGCCATCGCCGACCACGAAGGGTATCTCACCGTCGGGCTCTTCGATGACCACCAGCCCGGCGAACTCTTCGTCACCATGGCCAAGGAAGGCAGCACCATCGGCGGCCTCATGGACACCATCGGGGCGCTGACCTCGATGGCCCTCCAGTACGGAGTGCCGCTTGAATCCCTGGTGAAGAAGTTCGCCTACCAGCGGTTCGAGCCCAGCGGCTTCACCCGGCATCCCGACATCCGCAACGCCGCCTCCATCATCGACTACGTCTTCCGCTGGATGGCGCTCGAATTCATCCCCGGCTTCCGCGAGGCCACCTCACCCCGGCACGGCCCCCAGCCCGAACTCGAAATGCCCGGACTCGAGGAGGAGCTCAAAAAAAAACTGAACCGGCCCGTTCCTGAGCTCCCCCTGGCCACCGAGCCGCCGGTGGTCGATGTAAAGACCCAGGCCACCCCGGCGCCCCGTCCGGCGCGGCCCGGCGCCCTTCCGGGCGCCAGCCTCCTCACCGCCACCTTCCAGAACCAGGGCGACGCCCCGAGCTGCCCCAACTGCGGCCACATCGCCGTCCGCAGCGGCGCCTGTTACAAATGCCTCAACTGCGGCGAAAGCCTGGGGTGTTCGTAGGCTTCCAAGCAACTTCATCTGGAATTGAGGCCGCCCGTGGACTTTATCCACAATGACCTTGGCTACCGAAAGGGTGGCGAAGTTGTCGAGATCACCCTGACGAGTGGCGCGAATGTGCGGCTGCTTGATAGTTCCAACTTTTCCTCATACAAGAATGGTTGCAGACACACCTACATCGGCGGCCTCGCCAAGCAATCTCCGCTACGCCTGCAGATTCCAAGATCTGGTCACTGGCATGTCGCCATCGATATGCAGGGATTGAGAGGCAGCACACGCGCAGGCGTGCGTATGCTGCCTGGGGCTCTTCCAGTTATTCGCCAAGCACCTCTTTCTTACACTCCAAGCTTGCTCCGCGACCACGCGCAGCCTTCGCCACATTCCTCAGGCCAAGTCCATGACGTCTTTATCTCTCACGCCTCAGAAGACAAAGAAGAAATTGTCAGACCGTTGGCGAATGCACTGATAGCCCAAGGACTGGATGTTTGGTATGACGAGTTCGCTTTGCAAATTGGAGACAGTTTGCGGCAGAAGATCGACCAGGGCCTCGCTCACAGTCGGGTCGGCTTGGTTGTTCTCTCAGCGTCGTTTATCATCAAGGGCTGGCCTAATTACGAACTCGACGGAATCGTTACAAGATCGGTCTCTGGAGAGCAGATTCTTCTCCCAATTTGGCACGGACTCACCAAACAACAGGTGGTAGAGTACAGTCCTTCACTCGCCGATAAGGTCGCCCGAAGTACCGCGACGCATACAGTCGAAGAGATAGCGGCAGAGATCGCTGATCTCATCAGATCGCGAATACATTGAATCAAGCACGACCGAAGGCGGTAGAGGCAACCGCAGGAGCGCACCTGGATTTCAGGGTCAGAATCTGTCCCCGCCGGGCCCCATCCGCCATCGGCTAATTGCGACGCCGCAAAGAAAACCCGCCATGAAAACTTGGTTAAAGCTTGTTGGTTCACAGAAAGCGCCGCTAACTGAAGCTCCTTGGCATGGCAGCTACACCGAGGAGAGAATTGGATTTCGCAAGGCCAGTAGGCCCAGTATTCAGGCAGGAGATCACCTGTTTCTTTACGCTCCGGGAGGCTCCAGACGAATATTCGCCTTAGCAGAAGCGCTTGGCCACCCCGAAATCGACCCGAATTATAATCAGAACGAGCACGGAAGTTGCCGATGGCAGCTATCCGTGCGATATATCATGAACTTGCCTGTGGCTTCTGGGATTCTGATTGATGACATTCTGTGCGGCGAGCGGGACTTGACATTGTCGGTGCGGCAAGCCTCTCACGTGGCGCTGCTCGCAGGCGAGAGTCGGTTAGCGTACAGTAAACTCCAGGAAAAGTGCAGCGCATGATTTCTGGGCGTCAGACGAACCAATTTAACTCATGTGAGGTCAGTTCTCTGATTCTGACATTTGCCTTTCACCACGGCAGATCAGGCAGATGAAGTCAGGATCCTAGATCTGTTCCGGGCGCGGGAAGGGGCCGGTCAGGGGGTTGCACGGGCCTGCTCCCGGGCCAGTCGGATCTCGGCGTGGAGAAGGTCGATGCGGATTTCATCGGACTCCCTGCGGGTGCCGCGATCGGTGGAGCGCTTCTCGGCGAGTTGAAGCCGGGCCTGGTGGGCCGCCACGAGATTGGTGAGCTGCATCAGTGTTTCGTGGTGCCGATGGCGTGCGAGGGACAGATCGATGAGGGCTTCCGTCAGTTCGACCTGGGCCGTGCCAGTGGCGTCAGGGCGGCCGGCATCCGCTCTGAGTGATTCGAAATCCAGCATGCGCTGGCGAATCTCCACGATCTGCTGGAGTTTCTCCACGATCCGTGGATCCGGGGCGGGCCCGGTGGCCGGATTGTCACGGACTACATCGGGTGTGCAGGCGGTGCAGAGAAGTGCGGCGGTGAGGGACGTCAAGAGAGGTGTGGCTCGCATCGGAGCAGCGTGATGCCAGGCATGGCGGAGTCAAGGTGAGCCAGGCTCGGAAAGGCACCCCCTGAAGCGGGATTCTCATCATGGGGGGGCCCTGTGCCGCCCCGTTGGGTGTCCTCGTTTCAGCCGGTCACGGTGTTGCCCCAGCGTGCTGCTCCGATTCCAAGGCCCGACACGCTAAAGCGTGGACACCAAACCGCCGGTGCCGATTCCCCGGCTGTGCGAGTATTCGGGGACCTGAAGTGGGTCCGGTTCCGCCCCGTTGGGTGTCCCGGCTTCAGCCGGTCACGGCGTTGCCCCAGCGTGCTGCTTCGATTCCAAGGCCCGACACGCTAAAGCGTGGACACCAAACCGCCGGTGCCGATCCGGTATCCCGACCCCCGGAGCCGGTGTATTGCTGAGTCAACGTCGATCCGACTAGAACGCGAAGCACTCGCAGCCACCGTCGAGAAGGCCCCGCGGGCCGAGCATCCACTGCGGGAGGTTGAACGGGTTCGGCCGTGCGGGCGTTGGGATGTGCCGGGCGCAGCCGCAACCGGGAGCGTGCCTCTGAAATTGCGGTGCAGGGTCGGGCTTCCAATAACCAGGATAACTGCGAATGGGAGACCATTCCGGCATCGCTGGCGGGACGCCCGGGTCGAGCGGGGCGAACTCCTCCGCTGCATAGACAGGCTTTCCGCCCAGGATGGTGAGGACAGATTCAAGACCCTTGATCTCATCCTCCGCGATCGAGAAGTAATCCGCGCTGAGCACCGCAACATCGGCGAAGCACCCCACCGAGAGGGTGCCTCGCGTGTCCTGCTCGCGGGACATCCATGCGCTGCCGTGGGTGTAAAGACGGAGGGCCTCCTCACGGGAGAGCACCGCCTTGTCGGGGTAGAGGGACAGACCGCCGAGGGTCTTGCCGGTGGAGAGCCAGTAGAGGGAGACGAACGGATTGAAACTTGCGACCCGCGTGGCGTCCGACCCGGCTCCCACGGGCAGACCCATCTCCAGCATCCGACG contains:
- a CDS encoding DUF1883 domain-containing protein, whose protein sequence is MDFIHNDLGYRKGGEVVEITLTSGANVRLLDSSNFSSYKNGCRHTYIGGLAKQSPLRLQIPRSGHWHVAIDMQGLRGSTRAGVRMLPGALPVIRQAPLSYTPSLLRDHAQPSPHSSGQVHDVFISHASEDKEEIVRPLANALIAQGLDVWYDEFALQIGDSLRQKIDQGLAHSRVGLVVLSASFIIKGWPNYELDGIVTRSVSGEQILLPIWHGLTKQQVVEYSPSLADKVARSTATHTVEEIAAEIADLIRSRIH
- a CDS encoding vitamin B12-dependent ribonucleotide reductase, producing MIDASSPLSSTPSASRRRPSSASRPAPASKSSASRSRKSAARSGRRSRLAIERVFSDPKVHPFDQLEWERRMAEITDDSGRAIFRQDNVEVPKGWSQLATKVVCSKYFYGDPAKPEREVSVRQLIHRVTRTIADWGVKDGYFSKEDGETFYQELTWLCINQYGAFNSPVWFNVGLFHQYGIGNTSDRGNWFFNRKTGRTERAPTQYEYPQSSACFIQSVDDNMESIMHLAYSEAMLFKFGSGTGTDLTPIRSSREKLSGGGRPSGPLSFLKVYDQVANVVKSGGKTRRAAKMNTLRDWHGDIEEFITAKMREEKKAWALIEQGYDGSFNGDAYGSVMYQNENLSVRVSDDFMQAAQDGREWWTRSVTTGKPLEAKDASRLLDMVAEGTWVCGDPGLQYDGAIQKWHTCQGTEPIHSTNPCSEYVFLNNTACNLASLNLMRFKAPDGRFDIERFKAAVRIFITAQEIVVDNASYPTGPIAENSHIYRTLGLGYANLGSLIMSYGLPYDSDEGRALAGAITAIMTGHAYEQSAEIAAILGPFPGYRDARCAGVAKPAARDNVESMLNVIRLHRAAVEDIHPSVEFNPLKDEARRCWDRALHRGEEVGYRNAQVTVLAPTGTIAFLMDCDTTGIEPDIALIKYKVLAGGGTLKMVNRTVPEALRRLGYSETEVERIVEHVASQDTIEDAVQDDGTVVPTPLKAGHLPVFDCAFKAHRGARSIHYRAHIGMMAAAQPFISGAISKTVNLPHDATIADIRDAYVEAWRRGLKCVAIYRDGSKRSQPLNTRKTGEGVNRAAAEANAIQGLDTRIKELEAELAHLRNEATKPTRRRLPETRRAVTHKFAIADHEGYLTVGLFDDHQPGELFVTMAKEGSTIGGLMDTIGALTSMALQYGVPLESLVKKFAYQRFEPSGFTRHPDIRNAASIIDYVFRWMALEFIPGFREATSPRHGPQPELEMPGLEEELKKKLNRPVPELPLATEPPVVDVKTQATPAPRPARPGALPGASLLTATFQNQGDAPSCPNCGHIAVRSGACYKCLNCGESLGCS